A single window of Periophthalmus magnuspinnatus isolate fPerMag1 chromosome 9, fPerMag1.2.pri, whole genome shotgun sequence DNA harbors:
- the hs3st1l2 gene encoding heparan sulfate (glucosamine) 3-O-sulfotransferase 1-like 2 gives MLWTVLLALLVLVLLQTQLSVCLRELRSGSSSPHTSSSSPSSSSSSAPYNGTQQRLPGAIIIGVRKGGTRALLEMLSLHPDVEVAKAEVHYFNVEEHYRRGLSWYRSQMPFTLPSQLTVEKTPGYFCAPLVPARVWDMNPAVRLLLIVRDPAERVVSDYTQVLHNRLTRHKPYQPLEELLLQKGRINPKYKALQRSLYYQHLSRWLEVFPRDQIHVVDGDALIRDPFPELKKAERFLQLPPKINPSNFYYNTTKGFYCMLTAGHDKCLDDSKGRPHAPLSTQAFKKLCHYFRKPNKLFFEIVGRSFSWC, from the exons ATGCTGTGGACTGTGCTCCTCGCTCTGCTGGTACTGGTGCTGCTGCAGACTCAACTGTCAGTGTGCCTGAGGGAATTACGCTCCGGGAGCTCTAGCCCTcacacctcttcctcctccccctcctcctcctcctcttctgccccGTACAATGGCACCCAACAGCGCCTGCCCGGGGCCATCATCATCGGTGTGAGGAAAGGGGGAACCCGGGCTCTGCTGGAGATGCTCAGCCTGCACCCTGACGTGGAGGTGGCAAAAGCTGAG GTGCACTACTTCAATGTGGAAGAGCACTACCGCCGTGGCCTGTCTTGGTATCGCTCCCAGATGCCCTTCACACTCCCCAGCCAACTCACCGTGGAGAAGACCCCCGGCTACTTCTGCGCCCCCCTCGTGCCCGCTCGCGTGTGGGACATGAACCCGGCCGTGCGCTTACTCTTGATCGTCCGAGACCCCGCGGAGAGGGTGGTATCCGACTACACCCAAGTCCTCCACAACCGACTGACCCGACACAAGCCCTACCAACCTCTGGAGGAACTGCTACTACAAAAGGGACGCATCAACCCCAAATACAAGGCCCTACAGAGAAGTCTATACTACCAGCACTTGTCCCGCTGGTTGGAGGTCTTCCCCAGAGATCAAATTCACGTTGTCGATGGTGACGCACTCATCCGGGACCCCTTTCCAGAGCTCAAGAAGGCCGAACGCTTTCTACAACTGCCTCCAAAAATAAACCCCAGCAATTTCTATTACAATACAACTAAGGGGTTCTACTGCATGTTAACTGCAGGACATGACAAGTGCCTGGATGACTCAAAAGGCAGGCCGCACGCTCCACTAAGCACCCAGGCATTCAAGAAGCTCTGCCACTATTTCAGAAAGCCAAACAAGCTGTTCTTTGAAATAGTGGGTCGGTCTTTTTCCTGGTGCTGA